Proteins from a single region of Apium graveolens cultivar Ventura chromosome 7, ASM990537v1, whole genome shotgun sequence:
- the LOC141674453 gene encoding uncharacterized protein LOC141674453 — MGTLPKDKLQARRLRYQPRSMLNMMEYCIREGLTNHCYVAWDWKKEIISLGKYTKAEAMPLATIMAKKTQDFVFNSIVCRFGIPYKLISDNGKQFDSKELRKLCQDLNIKKDFAAVYHPQSNGQTEAINKIIKHTLKAKLDEKKGD; from the exons ATGGGGACTTTGCCAAAAGACAAGTTGCAGGCCCGACGCCTTCGCTACCAGCCGCGAAGTATGTTGAATATGATGGAGTATTGTATAAGAGAGGGTTTAACCAATCACTGTTACGTTGCGTGGGACTGGAAGAAGGAAATTATATCCTTAGGGAAGTACACGAAG GCGGAAGCTATGCCATTGGCCACGATCATGGCAAAGAAAACCCAAGACTTTGTCTTTAACTCCATAGTCTGCAGGTTCGGTATTCCGTATAAACTCATTTCGGATAATGGAAAGCAGTTTGACAGTAAAGAGCTAAGGAAGCTTTGTCAAGACTTGAACATCAAGAAAGATTTTGCTGCGGTCTATCACCCGCAAAGCAATGGTCAGACAGAAGCCATAAATAAGATTATCAAACACACTTTAAAGGCTAAGCTGGATGAAAAGAAGGGAGATTGA
- the LOC141674454 gene encoding uncharacterized protein LOC141674454 produces MVLWSYNTTLRSTTRESPFLLTYGYEVMVPVEVGVGSLRRDLFVEEDAEVNQRLHSDLLDEARMNSQLKLAVYQQRIARYFNKKVKFMPYKVGDLVLRKVMPNTKIAQHGVFGAN; encoded by the coding sequence ATGGTCCTTTGGtcttataacacaactcttagATCAACCACAAGAGAGTCCCCATTTCTGCTGACTTATGGGTATGAGGTTATGGTTCCCGTGGAAGTAGGAGTCGGATCCCTGCGAAGGGACTTGTTTGTTGAGGAAGATGCGGAAGTTAACCAAAGGCTCCACTCGGATTTGTTGGACGAAGCCAGAATGAACTCTCAATTGAAGCTTGCTGTATATCAGCAGAGAATTGCAAGGTATTTTAATAAGAAGGTGAAGTTCATGCCCTACAAGGTGGGAGATCTCGTGTTGCGAAAAGTCATGCCAAATACTAAAATAGCTCAGCATGGGGTGTTTGGAGCTAACTAG